One genomic window of Nitrosomonas sp. Is35 includes the following:
- a CDS encoding ABC transporter permease, producing the protein MSFSPIILWTDALIYLFVAIVFFIVWYIRRHEHLLAQWKRVGHSASGMSALTVLIFFLAIGLLDTVHFRPALDHKNNQGETIYSVEVLSLLDVLVAPLRTQVEKTYSAPLAAHLYAKETIEQDGKQVRTFARLQFGGAHLQDPDKEHSADITQLALKGLACGLLIWSVLSVGLIARLSHRSRQNFAPYLLAIWRRNTEIPWRAILITLLILLLIIGCITALAGHYHVLGTDKVGQDILYQSLKSIRVALVIGTLTTLIMLPFALLLGIMAGYFRGWVDDVIQYIYTTLNSIPSVLLIAAAVLMMQVYIETHPELFDTIASRADLRLLFLCMILGITSWTGLCRLLRGETLKLRELEYIQAAHAFGVSHWRVISRHILPNVMHIVLIATVMDFSGLVLAEAVLSYVGVGVDPSMISFGTMINAARLEMAREPMVWWALLAAFSFMFTLVLSANLFADAVQNALDPRIRTLRQRTVLSRFGKKEKSVKDNAPEATAAAKSSSHP; encoded by the coding sequence ATGTCTTTTAGCCCGATTATTTTGTGGACCGATGCGCTGATCTATTTGTTTGTCGCCATTGTATTCTTTATCGTTTGGTATATCCGCCGCCATGAACATCTGCTGGCGCAATGGAAGCGCGTGGGACATAGCGCCAGCGGCATGTCAGCGCTCACCGTGCTGATTTTTTTCCTGGCGATCGGTTTACTGGACACGGTGCATTTCCGCCCCGCGCTGGATCACAAGAACAACCAGGGCGAGACGATTTATAGCGTGGAAGTGCTGAGTTTGCTGGATGTACTGGTGGCCCCGTTACGCACGCAAGTCGAGAAAACCTACTCCGCACCGCTGGCAGCGCATTTGTACGCCAAAGAAACCATCGAGCAGGATGGCAAGCAAGTGCGGACTTTTGCCCGGCTCCAGTTTGGCGGCGCGCATTTGCAAGATCCTGACAAGGAACACAGCGCCGACATCACGCAACTTGCGTTAAAAGGCTTGGCCTGCGGTTTGCTGATCTGGAGCGTACTGTCCGTTGGCTTAATCGCCCGGCTGTCCCATCGCAGCCGGCAGAATTTTGCGCCATACCTGCTGGCCATCTGGCGCCGCAACACCGAAATTCCCTGGCGCGCTATCTTGATCACCCTACTCATTCTGTTGCTCATCATCGGCTGCATCACTGCATTGGCCGGGCATTATCATGTGCTGGGCACCGACAAGGTCGGGCAGGATATTTTATATCAATCGCTCAAAAGCATACGCGTCGCGCTGGTGATCGGCACGCTAACCACGCTCATTATGCTGCCGTTCGCATTATTGCTGGGCATTATGGCCGGTTATTTCCGCGGCTGGGTCGATGATGTCATTCAGTATATTTACACGACGCTGAACTCCATCCCCAGCGTTTTACTGATCGCCGCCGCGGTATTGATGATGCAGGTGTATATCGAAACCCACCCGGAATTATTCGACACCATTGCATCGCGCGCCGATCTGCGGCTGCTGTTTCTCTGCATGATCCTGGGTATCACCAGCTGGACCGGATTGTGCCGGTTGTTGCGCGGTGAAACGCTGAAATTGCGTGAACTGGAATACATCCAGGCGGCGCATGCATTCGGCGTTTCGCATTGGCGCGTCATCAGCCGCCACATTTTGCCGAACGTGATGCATATCGTGCTAATCGCCACGGTAATGGATTTCAGCGGATTGGTGCTGGCCGAAGCGGTGTTGTCGTATGTCGGTGTCGGTGTCGATCCGTCGATGATCAGTTTCGGCACCATGATCAACGCAGCGCGGCTGGAAATGGCGCGTGAACCGATGGTGTGGTGGGCCTTGCTGGCGGCGTTCAGTTTCATGTTTACTTTGGTATTAAGCGCCAATTTGTTTGCCGATGCGGTCCAGAATGCATTGGATCCACGCATCCGGACATTACGGCAACGCACGGTACTCTCGCGTTTTGGCAAAAAAGAAAAAAGTGTAAAAGACAACGCGCCCGAAGCAACCGCAGCGGCAAAATCTTCTTCTCATCCATGA
- a CDS encoding ABC transporter ATP-binding protein — MNTLLAIENLETVLHTGDAPVRAVDGLTLTISPGETFALLGESGCGKSMTALSIMRLLPDVGEIVGGKISIGGTDLLQLPETGMRKIRGKRISMIFQEPMLSLNPVLTIAEQIEEVLLQHLNLSQQAMQARIRELLEQVGIPDAERRMHEYPFQFSGGMKQRVMIAMALAGEPELLIADEPTTALDVTIQAQVLDLMRHIQQQKGMAILLITHDLGVVAEMAQRVAVMYAGEIVELATRHDFFHHPRHPYSQQLFAALPGKQKRNQALTVIQGNVPSLAQQFTGCRFVDRCNQALAQCRDTVPQWHTISGQHQVRCHLYRNNADQVAAVANTASQETAHEMPSTPLATDEVLLQVTDLKVHFPIRKGLFKRVVGHVKAVDGVSLKIAAGKTLALVGESGCGKTTIGKSILQLIQPTAGSVRFKQQELNGLRRSQLRPVRSQLQIIFQDPYASLNPRMRIIEILQEGINALKAYQTGYPGNDTAASAQSREDEIDALLQRVGLPAEVKWRFPHEFSGGQRQRIAIARALAVNPKLLICDEPTSALDVSVQAQILNLLKSLQNNLGLAFLFITHNIAVVEYLADEVAVMYLGRIVEHGRIDEVMNNPKHPYTQALLSSVPHIEADPARHIIPLMGDLPSPAAPPAGCHFNPRCAHAIPVCRAAYPPASSFSATHSAHCYLYSQEHRTTDYEH; from the coding sequence ATGAATACCTTGCTGGCAATAGAAAATCTCGAAACTGTGCTGCACACCGGCGATGCGCCGGTACGCGCCGTCGATGGCTTAACCCTGACCATCTCACCCGGGGAAACATTTGCGCTATTGGGTGAATCCGGTTGCGGCAAATCGATGACGGCGCTGTCGATCATGCGCTTGCTGCCGGATGTCGGTGAAATCGTTGGCGGAAAAATCAGCATCGGCGGCACGGATTTGCTGCAATTGCCCGAAACCGGCATGCGTAAAATCCGCGGCAAGCGCATCAGCATGATTTTTCAGGAACCGATGCTCAGTCTGAATCCGGTTTTGACCATCGCCGAACAGATCGAAGAAGTGCTGCTGCAGCATTTGAATCTATCGCAGCAGGCCATGCAAGCGCGCATCCGGGAATTGCTGGAACAAGTCGGCATACCCGATGCGGAACGCCGCATGCACGAGTATCCTTTTCAGTTTTCCGGCGGCATGAAGCAACGCGTCATGATCGCGATGGCGCTCGCCGGTGAACCGGAACTGCTCATTGCCGATGAGCCGACCACCGCGCTGGATGTCACGATACAAGCACAAGTGCTGGATCTGATGCGGCACATTCAACAGCAGAAAGGCATGGCCATTTTACTGATTACGCACGATCTAGGCGTGGTGGCGGAAATGGCGCAACGCGTCGCGGTGATGTACGCCGGTGAAATTGTCGAGCTGGCAACCCGGCACGATTTTTTTCATCACCCGCGCCACCCCTATTCGCAGCAATTATTCGCCGCATTGCCCGGAAAACAGAAACGCAATCAGGCATTAACCGTCATTCAAGGCAATGTGCCGTCACTGGCGCAGCAATTTACCGGGTGCCGGTTTGTCGACCGCTGCAACCAGGCACTGGCGCAGTGCCGCGATACCGTTCCGCAATGGCACACGATTTCCGGTCAACATCAGGTCCGCTGCCATTTATACCGCAACAACGCCGATCAAGTGGCCGCCGTTGCCAACACAGCATCACAGGAAACCGCGCATGAAATGCCATCGACTCCGCTGGCAACAGACGAAGTGCTGTTGCAGGTCACTGACTTGAAAGTGCATTTCCCGATTCGTAAAGGCTTGTTCAAACGTGTCGTGGGTCATGTCAAAGCAGTCGACGGCGTGTCGTTGAAAATTGCCGCAGGCAAGACGCTGGCGCTGGTGGGCGAATCCGGTTGCGGTAAAACCACGATCGGCAAAAGCATTCTGCAATTGATTCAGCCCACGGCGGGCAGCGTGCGTTTCAAGCAACAGGAATTGAATGGACTGAGGCGCAGTCAATTGCGGCCGGTACGTTCGCAGCTTCAGATCATTTTTCAGGATCCTTATGCTTCCTTGAATCCGCGTATGCGCATCATTGAAATTCTGCAAGAAGGCATCAATGCCTTAAAAGCCTATCAAACCGGTTACCCTGGCAACGATACGGCTGCATCCGCCCAGTCCCGGGAAGATGAAATCGATGCATTATTGCAACGTGTCGGTCTGCCTGCTGAGGTAAAATGGCGCTTTCCGCATGAATTTTCCGGCGGACAACGGCAACGCATCGCAATTGCCCGTGCCTTGGCGGTCAATCCCAAGCTGCTGATTTGCGATGAACCGACCAGCGCCCTGGATGTATCGGTTCAGGCGCAGATTCTGAATCTGCTCAAATCGCTGCAAAATAATTTAGGACTTGCATTTTTGTTTATTACCCACAATATCGCGGTTGTAGAGTATCTGGCCGATGAAGTGGCGGTGATGTATCTGGGACGTATCGTTGAACACGGGCGTATCGACGAGGTGATGAATAACCCCAAGCACCCATACACGCAAGCGTTGTTATCGTCGGTTCCGCACATCGAAGCGGATCCAGCGCGGCACATCATTCCGCTCATGGGAGATTTGCCATCACCGGCGGCACCACCGGCGGGCTGTCATTTTAATCCGCGTTGCGCGCATGCCATACCGGTTTGCCGTGCAGCCTACCCGCCAGCCAGTTCGTTCAGCGCCACGCATAGCGCGCATTGTTATCTTTATTCACAGGAACACAGAACTACCGATTATGAGCATTGA
- a CDS encoding peptide chain release factor 3: protein MSIDQEVSRRRTFAIISHPDAGKTTLTEKLLMYAGAIHIAGSVKARKASRHATSDWMEIEKQRGISVASSVMQMEYRDCVINLLDTPGHQDFSEDTYRVLTAVDAALMVIDAANGVEAQTLRLLEVCRARNTPIVTFVNKMDREVREPLDLLDEIERTLGMTTIPFTWPVGMGKNFHGVCDLQNNGMRVFQPGSDRVDNENEVIASFDDPKIQQRFGVGLSTAMQEIDLIKGASPPFDHAAFLAGKQTPVFFGSAINNFGVREILDALVDLAPPPESRNAIQREVQPDEKKFSGMVFKIQANMNLAHRDRIAFVRVCSGHFKRGMNLKVARNGKDIRTSTVVSFLSQRRDILEEAYPGDIIGIPNHGTLQLGDTLTEGEVLQFTGLPFFAPEIFRTVEIADPLRSKQLKLGLAQLGEEGAIQVFRPHLGNMLLLGAVGTLQFEVVAHRLQHEYGVAARIASAKYQLARWITSDDPRELQRFIEANSHRIAYDAVDAPTFLASFGAELSVAEENWPAIRFHKLREHAGLVFQSHMNG, encoded by the coding sequence ATGAGCATTGATCAAGAAGTATCGCGGCGCCGCACGTTCGCCATTATTTCCCACCCGGATGCGGGTAAAACAACGCTGACGGAAAAATTGCTGATGTACGCCGGTGCGATTCACATCGCGGGTAGTGTCAAAGCGCGCAAAGCCAGCCGCCACGCCACTTCGGACTGGATGGAAATCGAGAAGCAGCGCGGCATTTCGGTGGCCAGTTCGGTCATGCAAATGGAATACCGCGATTGCGTCATCAATCTGCTCGATACCCCCGGTCACCAGGATTTCTCGGAAGATACCTACCGCGTGCTAACCGCCGTCGATGCCGCATTGATGGTGATCGATGCCGCCAACGGTGTCGAAGCGCAAACGCTGCGCCTGCTGGAAGTGTGCCGCGCGCGTAACACGCCGATCGTCACTTTCGTGAATAAAATGGACCGCGAAGTACGCGAACCGCTCGATCTGCTCGATGAAATCGAGCGTACGCTCGGCATGACGACTATTCCATTCACCTGGCCGGTCGGCATGGGAAAAAATTTCCACGGCGTATGCGATTTGCAAAACAATGGCATGCGCGTATTTCAACCGGGATCGGACCGCGTCGACAATGAAAACGAAGTGATCGCCAGTTTTGACGATCCGAAAATCCAGCAACGCTTCGGTGTAGGATTATCCACCGCGATGCAGGAAATCGATTTGATCAAAGGCGCATCTCCGCCTTTCGACCATGCCGCATTCCTCGCCGGTAAACAAACCCCGGTTTTCTTCGGTTCGGCGATCAATAACTTCGGTGTGCGCGAAATTCTCGATGCATTGGTCGATCTGGCGCCACCGCCCGAATCGCGCAACGCCATTCAGCGCGAAGTACAGCCGGACGAAAAGAAATTTTCCGGGATGGTGTTTAAAATCCAGGCCAACATGAATCTGGCGCACCGCGACCGCATTGCCTTTGTGCGCGTCTGCTCGGGACACTTCAAACGCGGCATGAACTTGAAAGTCGCGCGTAATGGCAAGGATATCCGCACCAGCACGGTCGTGTCCTTTTTATCGCAGCGCCGCGACATTCTGGAAGAAGCATACCCCGGCGACATCATCGGCATACCGAATCACGGCACGCTGCAACTGGGCGATACTTTGACTGAAGGCGAAGTGCTGCAATTCACCGGCCTGCCCTTTTTTGCGCCGGAAATCTTCCGCACCGTGGAAATCGCCGATCCGCTGCGCAGCAAACAACTGAAACTGGGATTAGCGCAACTGGGTGAAGAAGGCGCAATTCAAGTATTCCGCCCGCATTTGGGCAATATGCTGTTACTGGGCGCTGTCGGCACGCTGCAATTTGAAGTGGTCGCGCACCGCCTGCAACATGAATACGGTGTCGCGGCGCGCATCGCCTCGGCCAAATATCAATTGGCGCGTTGGATTACCAGCGACGATCCGCGCGAATTGCAGCGCTTTATCGAAGCCAATTCACACCGCATCGCCTACGACGCTGTCGATGCACCGACATTTCTGGCTTCGTTTGGCGCGGAACTGAGTGTGGCGGAAGAAAACTGGCCTGCCATTCGTTTTCATAAACTGCGCGAGCATGCCGGGCTGGTTTTTCAGAGCCACATGAACGGATAA